The sequence CGACCGCCGGGATCATCTGGGTGCTGACCACCGAGTCGCTCGCTTTCTTCCGGCATGTCTCGCTGGGCTCGTTCGTCCTGGGAGCCCGCTGGGCTCCCCTCCTCGAGCCCCGCAGCTACGGTATTCTGCCCCTGGTCGCGGGCACATTCCTCGTCGCGGCCGGGGCATTAGCGATCGCCCTTCCGGTCGGACTGGCGGCGGCCATCTACTTGAGCGAATATGCTCCGCGAAGCCTTCGACAAATCGCCAAGCCCCTTCTTGAAGTGCTGGCTGGTGTACCGACAGTCGTTTATGGCTACTTCGCCCTGACCTTCGTAACCCCCCATCTTCTACTGAGGATCCTGCCGCGAACCGAGATCTTCAACGCGGCCAGCGCCGCCATCGTCGTCGGCATCATGATCATCCCGACCATCTGCTCGCTCTGCGACGACGCCTTTCGAGCGGTACCTCAAACCCTCAGGCACGCGGCCT comes from Phycisphaerae bacterium and encodes:
- a CDS encoding ABC transporter permease subunit — encoded protein: MQASRRAILRCKEHAIHGGLFLCALLSIATTAGIIWVLTTESLAFFRHVSLGSFVLGARWAPLLEPRSYGILPLVAGTFLVAAGALAIALPVGLAAAIYLSEYAPRSLRQIAKPLLEVLAGVPTVVYGYFALTFVTPHLLLRILPRTEIFNAASAAIVVGIMIIPTICSLCDDAFRAVPQTLRHAAYALSA